Genomic window (Deltaproteobacteria bacterium):
GAATACGCATGACCACGTCCTCCACCGCACCCTGGGTGGGGATGGTTGCCACACGGAGTTCGATTTCTTCGCCGTTCTGCCTGCGAAATTTGATCTTACCGTCCTGGGGTTGTCTCTTTACGGTAATATCCAGGTTGGACATGATCTTGATGCGGGAGACAATGGCCGCCCGGTAATTGAAGGGGAGGGTTTGGTACAGGGAGCAGTCTCCATCCACGCGAAAGCGGACCTCAACATTTTTTCTGGAAATATTCGGTTCGATGTGAATATCCGAACTTCTTCGATTGCATGCGTCATTGATGACCTTGTTGACGATTTGCATGATAACACTGTCGGATTCCGTAATGACGTCGGCGTCATCATCGTCTTCATAGTGTTCTTCAGTCTCGGCCTGCCCCAGAATATCGATAATTGAAGAATCTTCCTTTGATGACTGATAGAAAAGGTTCACATACTTAATGATATCCTCGGCCATCGAGACGTCGTATTTGACAGCCTTGCTCTTAAGAAGGCCCTCGATCATGTCCTTTTTGGGAAGGTTGTTCGGATCGTCAACGATGACATGGATTTTTTGATCAACTTTACCGATGGGGACCCATAGTTCCCGACGGAGATAATCCTTTCGCAGGTTTGCCAACAAATCAGTCGGAATGGGGGTTTTTTCGTTATAGGGGATATACTTGCATTGGTAGAACTCTTCGAATGATTTACCGATATCGGTTTTGGATATTCTGTACTTGTTCATCAGGAAGTTTTCCATGGTTTCCTGGGCCTTCCTGGATTCTTCCCAGGCACTGTCGAGATCCTCTTCTTTGATCAGATCATATTTGATCAGGTAGTCAAAGCGGGTTCGCCGCCTCTTGGCGAGACGTTCCTGATTATAAAAGGCGACCGCCAGGACTTCAGCGATTTCCTTGGCGAATCCAACCTCTTCATCCGTAAATTTCTTTCCTGTTTTTTTGTTCAGCACCTGGATGACACCCATCAGGGTGTTGTTGCGCAAGATGGGCACTCCCAGGATTTGTTTGGTTTTGAATCCGGATTTCTTGTCCCAGCTTCCATCGAAGGACAGTTGCCTGTCTATTTTTTTCAGATCCTCTGTGACGTAGGCATCAGGGATGTTGACGATCTTCTGGGTGTTGGCGACAAAACCGGCAATACTTCGGTTGCTGATTGGAATCCGAATCTCCTGTAGTTTTGTTCCTGCTAAGAACATGGAGAAGATCTCGTTTTTATCACGATCGACGACATAAATGGTCATGGTTTCGGCATCGAAAAGTTTCAGGATACCTTCCTTCAGATCGACGAGAATCTGCTTGATGTTTTGCGCGGCGTGAATACGGTTGGTAATGTCCTGCAGGGCCTTGCGGATCTGAAGCTTTTCCTCCAGTTCCGAGATTTGTTTACTGGGAAAATTGAAATCCATATTTTATTCCCTGATTATCCATATATGTGTGTATGATCGTCCTCTTGGCTGTAAAACATTAATTTTCGGTGGAAATATATGAAAAGTCCGCAATTTCGTGAAACAATGACGAAATGGCCTCCAGCAGGGACAGGCGATTGAACCTGATTTTCTCTGCCTTGGCCATAACCAGAACGGATTCGAAGAAGTTGTCCACGCTGTCCTTCAATACGGCAAACTCTTTAAGACAAGTCAAATAGTCGTCCCCTTCGATCATGGCGGAGGTCTTTCCCCGGATACCGATAAACGTGCTGTAAAGCACTGATTCCACGTCGCTTTCGAACAGATCGGGGTCAATGGTGCCATCGCTGAAATTCTTGATGATATTTTCCACACGTTTGAAGGTTGTTGCCAGGGATAAAAAAACAGGATCGGCCTTAAAATTTTCCATGGCTCTGATTTTATGGTAACAACGGCAAAAGTCCCAATCTCCCGTAGCCAGAACGGCATCGATTACGTCGTAGGAAAATCCCTGAGCAGCCATCTGGTTTTCAAAACGTCCCCGGAAAAAATCAAGCACCTCAAGTTTAACCTCCTCGGCGGGTTTTGTGAGCTTTTTCTCAAGGATGGCTAGGCTCCAATCGACAAGCCCGTTGACGGGAAGTCTGTAGTTTTTATTGAGAACGATATTGATGATGCCGATGGCCTGCCTTCTCAGGGCGTAAGGGTCTGCCACGCCGGAAGGAATCAGGTTGACGCCGAAAAAACCAACGATTGTGTCCAGCTTATCGGCAATGCTGACGATGCTTCCCTCTTCCGTTTCGGGCAAGATCCCCCCTGAGGAAACGGGAAGATAATGTTCGTATATGGCTTTAGCCACTTCCGGGGATTCTCCCGACAGCAGGGCGTATTCCCTGCCCATCACGCCTTGCAGTTCGGAAAACTCTCCCACCATCTGGGTGTCGAGATCGGCTTTGGCAAGGTAAGCGGCTCGATCGACGGTTGGTTTGATCGAGGGGTCGAGGTAATCGGCAATATCTGCGGCCAGGGTTCGAAATCTCTCCACCTTCTCAAAGGAACTACCCAGTTTCGTATGGTAGATGACCTGTTTCAGGTCTTCAACCCGTTGATCCAGTTTGATTTTCTGATCTTCCTGGAAAAAGAAATCGGCGTCGGATAGTCGCGCCCGAATCACCTTCTCGTTGCCTTTTCGGACCACGTCGGGATCACGGGGGACGGTGTTGTTAACCGTGATGAAGTTGGGAAGCAGATCGTTGTTTGATGCGACGACGGGGAAATATTTTTGATGCGTCATCATGGATGTGATGAGTACCTCCCTGGGCAGCCTGAGATATTCCGGTGCGTAACTTCCGCACATTGCCGTGGGATATTCAACGAGAAATGTCACGGTATCCAGAAGTTCCGGATCGGCCAGGACATTGCCGCCAATGGAAGAGGCGGCCTGTTGAATTTCTTCCAGAATGATCTTTTTTCTCTCCTGAGGATCGACAATGACGAAATGTCGCTTTGTTTTCTCCAGGTAATCCTGATAATCGACGACGGGAAAAGAAACATTACTCATGAAGCGATGCCCATGGGACATCCTGCCGCTTTGAAGATTTTCAATGGAAAACGGGATAACTTCACCTCCGTACAAAGCCAGGATCCAGTGGATGGGCCGGGCAAAACGAAAGCCATAGGAGGACCAGCGCATGGATTTTTTGAAAGGGATCGTCGATATGAACCTGATGAGCAGGGTCGGCAGGAGGCCGATAGTCGCCTCGCCATCTGATTTTTTCCGGACACACAGGTACTCTCCCTTATCCGTTTTTATCGTTTCCACTTGCGAAAATTCAACCCCCTGACCCTTGGCGAAACCCAGTGCCGCCTTGGTGGGATTGCCCAGATCGTCAAAAGCGAATTTCTTAGCAGGGCCCATCTTCTCAACAATCACGTCATCCTGTTTTTCACCAAGATCCGATACGGTCAGCGTCAAACGGCGCGGTGTTCCCACTGTGCGAATTATTCCATGTTGCAGGCGGTTCTCCCTGAACATCTCTTCCGCCATGGTTTTCATATCCTCCAAGGCTTTCATTAAAAAAGTCGCAGGAATTTCTTCGGTACCGATTTCAAGCAAGAGTTCTTTGCCCATATCTTGCGTCCTTTCCCTGATGTTTCAAAAGACAAATTATGATTTTTTTAGCAGCGGATATCCCAGACGTTCGCGCTGGGTGAGGTAGAGATCGGCGCTCAGCCTGGCCAGATTGCGCACGCGCCCGATATAACTCGTTCGCTCTGCCACACTGATTGCACCCCGGGCGTTGAGTAGATTGAATGTATGGGAACATTTCAGGCAACAATCATAGGTTGGCAAGACCAGATTGTTTTCGGACATGCGGATCTCTTCTTTTTCATACATATCGAACAGTTGTCTGAGCATTTCCGCGTCAGCCTGCTCGAAGTTATAAACCGACCACTCGACTTCGCTCTGGTGATGAACATCCCCGTATCTGATCCGGTCGTTCCACTGCAGATCATAGACATTATCGATATTCTGGATATACATGGCGATCCGTTCGATGCCGTAGGTTATTTCAGCGCAGACCGGCTTCAGGTCGTGGCCGCCCACCTGCTGAAAATAGGTGAATTGCGTAATCTCCATTCCATCCAGCCAGACTTCCCAACCCAGCCCCCAGGCTCCGACCGTTGGGGACTCCCAATCGTCTTCAACAAACCGGATATCATGGTCCAGGGGATCGATACCAAAACTACGGAGGGAATTCAGATATAATTCCTGAATGTTCAGGGGTGAGGGTTTCATGATCACCTGATACTGATAATAATGCTGCAGGCGGTTGGGATTTTCTCCGTAACGCCCGTCGGTCGGCCGTCGGGAAGGTTCGACATAGGCCACATTCCAGGGCTCGGGTCCGAGTGCGCGGAGAAATGTGGCTGGATTGAATGTTCCGGCCCCTACTTCAAGATCGTAAGGCTGCTGGATGATACAGCCTTGATCCGCCCAATACCTTTCCAGAGCGAATATCAATTCCTGAAAAGTCAAAATCTCCTCCTTTGGAACCGTTCCATTTAGCCGGGACGCCTTCTGTGAGCACATCATGTGACTGGCGGTACCTAGCACGATGGTTTTGTGGTGTCAATATGAAATGGTTTTAAACAGGTCGATGGCGATCAGAGTCCCATCCTGCGCACGTCGTTCAACACATGCAAGGATTTTAGTTCTTTTCCCAGAAGATACCTGATAAAAGAGGAAAGGAGCCCTCGGCATTCCCGGGCGCACTGTTCAGTCATGAGTATCCGGCTCATCAGGTTCAGGTCCGAGTCTTTCCCCAACAGCATCGTCCTGATGGTTCCCATCGATACGGGCATAGAATCGTTCAATGGCCGTTGTTCATAACAGACCCGACAGCGGATGCTGCCTGTCGAAGGGCTGAAAAAGTAGGGCAGGTTCCCCTGGATGGGGCGATTGCATAGAGAGCATCGGTCAAGCATCGGTTCATATCCTGCAAGACGTAAAAAACGCAGCTCGAAAAAACGGATCATGCCATCCGAATATTTTTCTTTTTCCAGAATATTGAGGAAATGATCCAATAGATGGAACAGAGCAGGTTGTCGTTTGCCTTCCAGGATGAATTGATTCGCCAAATCCATGAAATACGCTGCAGTCAGGGACTTTTCAAGATCATCCCGTATACCTGAATGATGATCGACGATGGCGGTTTCTTCGACCAGCGACATTTTGCTCCCTTTTCTCCGGGAGAAGAGAACGGAGAGACAGGTAAAAGGTTCCAGGGCGTTGGCGAATCTTTTTTGACTCTTACGCGC
Coding sequences:
- a CDS encoding glycine--tRNA ligase subunit beta → MGKELLLEIGTEEIPATFLMKALEDMKTMAEEMFRENRLQHGIIRTVGTPRRLTLTVSDLGEKQDDVIVEKMGPAKKFAFDDLGNPTKAALGFAKGQGVEFSQVETIKTDKGEYLCVRKKSDGEATIGLLPTLLIRFISTIPFKKSMRWSSYGFRFARPIHWILALYGGEVIPFSIENLQSGRMSHGHRFMSNVSFPVVDYQDYLEKTKRHFVIVDPQERKKIILEEIQQAASSIGGNVLADPELLDTVTFLVEYPTAMCGSYAPEYLRLPREVLITSMMTHQKYFPVVASNNDLLPNFITVNNTVPRDPDVVRKGNEKVIRARLSDADFFFQEDQKIKLDQRVEDLKQVIYHTKLGSSFEKVERFRTLAADIADYLDPSIKPTVDRAAYLAKADLDTQMVGEFSELQGVMGREYALLSGESPEVAKAIYEHYLPVSSGGILPETEEGSIVSIADKLDTIVGFFGVNLIPSGVADPYALRRQAIGIINIVLNKNYRLPVNGLVDWSLAILEKKLTKPAEEVKLEVLDFFRGRFENQMAAQGFSYDVIDAVLATGDWDFCRCYHKIRAMENFKADPVFLSLATTFKRVENIIKNFSDGTIDPDLFESDVESVLYSTFIGIRGKTSAMIEGDDYLTCLKEFAVLKDSVDNFFESVLVMAKAEKIRFNRLSLLEAISSLFHEIADFSYISTEN
- the glyQ gene encoding glycine--tRNA ligase subunit alpha; this translates as MTFQELIFALERYWADQGCIIQQPYDLEVGAGTFNPATFLRALGPEPWNVAYVEPSRRPTDGRYGENPNRLQHYYQYQVIMKPSPLNIQELYLNSLRSFGIDPLDHDIRFVEDDWESPTVGAWGLGWEVWLDGMEITQFTYFQQVGGHDLKPVCAEITYGIERIAMYIQNIDNVYDLQWNDRIRYGDVHHQSEVEWSVYNFEQADAEMLRQLFDMYEKEEIRMSENNLVLPTYDCCLKCSHTFNLLNARGAISVAERTSYIGRVRNLARLSADLYLTQRERLGYPLLKKS
- the tadA gene encoding Flp pilus assembly complex ATPase component TadA — encoded protein: MDFNFPSKQISELEEKLQIRKALQDITNRIHAAQNIKQILVDLKEGILKLFDAETMTIYVVDRDKNEIFSMFLAGTKLQEIRIPISNRSIAGFVANTQKIVNIPDAYVTEDLKKIDRQLSFDGSWDKKSGFKTKQILGVPILRNNTLMGVIQVLNKKTGKKFTDEEVGFAKEIAEVLAVAFYNQERLAKRRRTRFDYLIKYDLIKEEDLDSAWEESRKAQETMENFLMNKYRISKTDIGKSFEEFYQCKYIPYNEKTPIPTDLLANLRKDYLRRELWVPIGKVDQKIHVIVDDPNNLPKKDMIEGLLKSKAVKYDVSMAEDIIKYVNLFYQSSKEDSSIIDILGQAETEEHYEDDDDADVITESDSVIMQIVNKVINDACNRRSSDIHIEPNISRKNVEVRFRVDGDCSLYQTLPFNYRAAIVSRIKIMSNLDITVKRQPQDGKIKFRRQNGEEIELRVATIPTQGAVEDVVMRI
- the recO gene encoding DNA repair protein RecO codes for the protein MIAKHHFKTRGIVLRTIDYSDADRIVSFITEDMGKITGMAKGARKSQKRFANALEPFTCLSVLFSRRKGSKMSLVEETAIVDHHSGIRDDLEKSLTAAYFMDLANQFILEGKRQPALFHLLDHFLNILEKEKYSDGMIRFFELRFLRLAGYEPMLDRCSLCNRPIQGNLPYFFSPSTGSIRCRVCYEQRPLNDSMPVSMGTIRTMLLGKDSDLNLMSRILMTEQCARECRGLLSSFIRYLLGKELKSLHVLNDVRRMGL